From the Chitinolyticbacter meiyuanensis genome, one window contains:
- a CDS encoding YbjN domain-containing protein: protein MTEHAPSQIASVTPAVVAQLLADLGCRAEIGSANGQPMIGSALHGAVFTVHFGNPQPGSPQEAQYGDLSLVYAPRIDGIDPGSALPAWLEAAVAGWNIERRFARLAVLQGNDGPYLALRWDVLTIAVGRAQLVATLQLWDQLMQEFFLFLRSRAPLATEAQAA, encoded by the coding sequence ATGACCGAACACGCCCCCTCCCAGATTGCCAGCGTCACCCCCGCCGTTGTCGCCCAATTGCTGGCCGATCTCGGCTGCCGCGCCGAAATCGGCAGCGCCAACGGCCAGCCCATGATCGGCAGTGCGCTGCACGGCGCGGTCTTCACCGTGCATTTTGGCAACCCGCAGCCCGGTTCGCCGCAGGAGGCGCAATACGGCGACCTGTCGCTGGTCTACGCGCCGCGCATCGACGGGATCGATCCCGGCAGTGCCTTGCCGGCGTGGCTGGAAGCCGCTGTTGCCGGCTGGAACATCGAACGCCGCTTTGCCCGGCTGGCGGTGCTGCAGGGGAATGACGGCCCCTACCTCGCGCTGCGCTGGGATGTGCTCACCATCGCGGTGGGGCGGGCGCAACTCGTCGCCACGCTGCAGCTGTGGGACCAGCTGATGCAGGAGTTCTTCCTGTTCCTGCGCAGCCGCGCCCCGCTCGCCACCGAAGCCCAAGCCGCCTGA
- a CDS encoding DNA repair protein: MRAALPLAIPLLALLLANPCHADSMEERLRAQLRATSAQLAQLQAEQARLLADKAAAEQARDAARAELAKRSAAPANQADRAAARQAQAAARDAQAELERVRSERDTLKAEAGRQQQDSQAGRQEQARLQGEVTQRVAQLDACTARNARLYAVGKDILAAYERIDFDTVLAARQPFADRSRVRLEEAAQAFGDQLYEARFDPRQAPAAASATTPLPSP, translated from the coding sequence ATGCGTGCCGCCCTGCCCCTAGCAATCCCACTGCTCGCCCTGTTGCTGGCGAACCCCTGCCACGCCGACAGCATGGAGGAGCGGCTGCGTGCCCAATTGCGCGCCACCTCCGCCCAGCTGGCCCAGCTGCAGGCCGAACAGGCCCGGCTGCTCGCCGACAAGGCCGCCGCCGAACAGGCACGCGATGCAGCCCGGGCCGAGCTGGCCAAGCGCTCTGCCGCGCCGGCGAACCAGGCCGATCGCGCCGCGGCGCGCCAAGCCCAGGCGGCCGCGCGCGACGCGCAGGCCGAACTGGAACGCGTGCGCAGCGAGCGCGACACCCTCAAGGCCGAAGCCGGCCGCCAGCAACAGGACAGCCAGGCGGGTCGGCAGGAACAGGCACGGCTGCAGGGCGAAGTCACGCAGCGTGTTGCCCAGCTTGATGCCTGCACCGCGCGCAATGCCCGGCTCTACGCGGTGGGCAAGGACATCCTCGCCGCCTATGAGCGCATCGACTTCGACACCGTGCTGGCCGCGCGCCAACCGTTTGCCGACCGCTCGCGGGTGCGGCTGGAAGAAGCCGCGCAGGCCTTTGGCGACCAGTTGTACGAAGCCCGCTTCGATCCCCGTCAGGCACCGGCCGCCGCCAGTGCAACCACTCCCCTACCCAGCCCGTGA
- a CDS encoding putative porin: MMSSSATTTARWRIRPVAAALLAAAIALPAHAAPAPSENAVMNLIRLMVQRGLITQAEADTLIAQAEAEAGAARSAAAAPAAAGAVAGAAAAGAGAAKGDVHVRYVPQAVQDDIAANARDQVLAQAKADGWAKPDPLPNWVNRFTFYGDIRVRDQFQFYSNGNSNQEIDFAALNRNGPYDVNVSTNPRNPPFLNTREDRDNQLKLRARLGVNAQISEQFQAGLRLATGNDNNPVSTSQLLGGGMSKKDLWLDQGWITYRPNDKFAFTAGRMANPYLSTPLLFASDLAFDGLAAQGRYPLNPNFTLFGTLGVMPLEYSSDSFPSSSQDKSSSHDKWLYGAQIGGEWKLDNRNRLRGALAWYDFNNVRGQLSDPCPLYLGQTECSTDWSRPAFMQKGNTLMLLRNVVLNPADPLGTPQPQYVGLASDFNLLDLNLQWETQVFGGTGLKLEGEYVHNLDYDADRMASQAQGGIVNNLDGDGNIKSGADAIQLQATLGKPVLQQPREWNIVVGYRYIEPDAMPDGYNDPDFHLGGTNAKGYYLGGAYAIDKSVWLQGRWLSAQEVYGPPLSIDVLQLELNGQF; the protein is encoded by the coding sequence ATGATGTCCTCATCCGCCACGACGACCGCCCGGTGGCGCATCCGCCCCGTCGCAGCCGCCTTGCTGGCCGCCGCCATCGCCCTGCCCGCCCATGCCGCGCCGGCGCCCAGCGAGAACGCGGTGATGAACCTGATCCGGCTGATGGTGCAGCGCGGCCTGATCACCCAGGCCGAGGCCGACACACTGATCGCCCAGGCCGAAGCCGAAGCGGGTGCCGCCCGCAGCGCCGCAGCGGCACCGGCAGCCGCTGGCGCAGTGGCCGGTGCCGCCGCCGCAGGCGCAGGAGCCGCCAAGGGCGACGTACACGTGCGCTACGTGCCGCAGGCAGTGCAGGACGACATCGCCGCCAACGCACGCGACCAGGTGCTGGCCCAGGCCAAGGCCGACGGCTGGGCCAAGCCCGATCCGCTGCCGAACTGGGTGAACCGATTTACCTTCTATGGCGATATCCGGGTGCGTGACCAGTTCCAGTTCTATTCGAACGGCAACAGCAACCAGGAAATCGATTTCGCCGCGCTGAACCGCAACGGGCCGTACGACGTGAATGTCAGCACCAATCCGCGCAACCCGCCGTTCCTCAACACCCGCGAGGATCGCGACAACCAGCTCAAGCTGCGCGCCCGCCTTGGCGTGAACGCGCAGATCTCCGAGCAGTTCCAGGCCGGCTTGCGGCTGGCCACCGGCAACGACAACAACCCGGTGTCGACCAGCCAGCTGCTGGGCGGCGGCATGAGCAAGAAGGACCTGTGGCTGGACCAGGGCTGGATCACCTACCGCCCCAACGACAAGTTCGCTTTCACCGCCGGCCGCATGGCCAACCCCTACCTTTCCACGCCGCTGCTGTTCGCCAGCGACTTGGCCTTCGACGGCCTGGCCGCGCAGGGCCGTTACCCGCTGAATCCGAATTTCACGCTGTTCGGCACGCTGGGTGTGATGCCGCTCGAATACAGCAGCGACAGCTTCCCCAGCAGCAGCCAGGACAAATCCTCCAGCCACGACAAATGGCTGTATGGCGCGCAGATCGGCGGCGAATGGAAGCTGGACAACCGCAACCGGCTGCGCGGCGCGCTGGCGTGGTACGACTTCAACAACGTGCGCGGCCAGTTGTCGGACCCGTGCCCGCTGTACCTGGGCCAGACCGAATGCAGCACCGACTGGTCGCGCCCGGCCTTCATGCAGAAGGGCAACACGCTGATGCTGTTGCGCAATGTCGTGCTCAACCCGGCCGATCCGCTCGGCACGCCACAGCCGCAATACGTGGGGCTGGCCTCGGACTTCAACCTGCTGGACCTGAATCTGCAGTGGGAAACGCAGGTGTTCGGCGGCACCGGGCTCAAGCTCGAAGGCGAGTACGTGCACAACCTGGACTACGACGCCGACCGGATGGCAAGCCAGGCGCAAGGCGGCATCGTCAACAACCTCGATGGCGACGGCAACATCAAGAGCGGCGCCGACGCGATCCAGCTGCAGGCCACGCTGGGCAAGCCGGTGCTGCAGCAACCGCGCGAGTGGAACATTGTCGTCGGCTACCGCTATATCGAGCCCGATGCGATGCCGGACGGCTACAACGATCCGGACTTCCATCTAGGCGGCACCAATGCCAAGGGCTACTACCTGGGCGGCGCCTACGCCATCGACAAATCGGTATGGCTGCAGGGCCGCTGGCTGTCGGCGCAGGAGGTATACGGCCCGCCGCTGTCGATCGATGTGCTGCAGCTCGAACTGAACGGGCAGTTCTGA
- a CDS encoding energy transducer TonB family protein encodes MSAAAMALTRTGLPRWFGPLLGVLVLALLGWLVWHFAHDQSGMRREAPTLSTIVPLPPQPTPPPPEEQPPEETQPEQEVPEVAPKPLDAPKPDDAPKPANDAAQPMTMDAAGQAGNDGFNIGAGSGGGMGGTGNGGTGGNATYGQYLSYALQRRLQSDERTRRLVFRLQVDIWLDAQGRLTDARLVSSSGNPDTDAAVLATLRDIGQLDERPSASQHFPARVAISGRRPG; translated from the coding sequence ATGAGCGCAGCGGCGATGGCGCTCACCCGCACCGGCCTGCCGCGCTGGTTCGGGCCGTTGCTCGGCGTGCTGGTGCTGGCACTGCTGGGCTGGCTGGTCTGGCATTTCGCCCACGACCAGAGCGGCATGCGCCGCGAGGCGCCGACGCTCTCCACCATCGTGCCGCTGCCACCGCAACCGACGCCACCACCGCCGGAGGAACAGCCGCCCGAGGAGACGCAGCCGGAGCAGGAGGTCCCCGAGGTGGCCCCCAAGCCGCTCGATGCCCCCAAGCCAGACGACGCCCCCAAGCCCGCCAACGATGCAGCGCAGCCGATGACGATGGATGCCGCCGGCCAGGCCGGCAACGACGGCTTCAACATCGGTGCGGGCAGCGGTGGCGGCATGGGCGGTACTGGCAACGGCGGCACCGGAGGCAATGCCACCTACGGCCAGTACCTGAGCTATGCGCTGCAGCGCCGCCTGCAGTCGGACGAACGCACCCGCCGGCTGGTGTTCCGCCTGCAGGTGGATATCTGGCTCGACGCCCAGGGCCGCCTCACCGATGCGCGACTGGTCAGCTCCAGCGGCAATCCGGATACCGACGCCGCGGTGCTGGCGACGCTGCGCGACATCGGCCAGCTGGACGAGCGGCCCTCGGCCAGCCAGCACTTCCCCGCCCGCGTGGCCATCAGTGGCCGGCGACCGGGATGA
- a CDS encoding ExbD/TolR family protein: MALTTSTHDDDEDAAVDSINITPLVDVLMVVLVMFILTATAQIAGIRVDLPKASASVALSESQTKSISINDAGQLFLDAYPVTLDELESRLRTEKAVKPDFPVIVRGDASVQYRKVIEVLDLLRKLELSQVGLVTGKPTTAQAGAQ; encoded by the coding sequence ATGGCCCTGACGACCTCGACCCATGACGACGACGAAGACGCCGCCGTCGACAGCATCAACATCACCCCGCTGGTCGATGTGCTGATGGTGGTACTGGTGATGTTCATCCTCACCGCCACCGCGCAGATCGCCGGCATCCGCGTCGACCTGCCCAAGGCGAGCGCCAGCGTGGCGCTGTCCGAATCGCAGACCAAATCGATCTCGATCAACGATGCCGGCCAGCTGTTCCTCGACGCCTACCCGGTCACGCTTGACGAGCTGGAGAGCCGGCTGCGTACCGAGAAAGCGGTCAAGCCCGATTTCCCGGTGATCGTGCGCGGCGATGCCAGCGTGCAGTACCGCAAGGTGATCGAGGTGCTCGACCTGTTGCGCAAGCTGGAGCTGAGCCAGGTGGGCCTTGTCACCGGCAAGCCCACCACCGCTCAGGCAGGAGCACAGTGA
- a CDS encoding DUF2341 domain-containing protein: protein MNKSLIGLLALAGALLSSQAAAWWNADWSYRKAVAIDTTLQGANLPQALGRTPVLLRLHTGNFNFDGIADDGRDIRLVAADDKTVLNYQIEHFDPLLGVAYLWVDLPDVAGGQRRDLWLYYGNPKAPATSSGKQVFDADYTLVYHFDEADGAPRDATGYGHAGQGVPAGRIDGVIAKAALFGGQRVTVPATAALATSAGGSFSFSSWVRREEASGNQLIYARRAANQSLLIGLREGKPYVSVNGSEASAGQPLAAGQWQHLAVTAGNGQLTLYVAGKPAAQLAAALPALNGPAALGGDIDEAGANFRGALDEVRLSRVTRPALAIQADALAQGAESKFVSYGVDEQASGVGFGPFGFIFKSVPVDAWIIIAILALMAVHSWYVMVQKNRYVGRLNRANLAFRERFAQIGTRLELLADEAGAAATHGEASLWRLYEVAIKEIRARRNQGADTRVISTATIEAIRVSMDAARTRENLKLGSNLGGLSNAIAGGPYIGLLGTVIGIMLVFAQAAMAGDVNINAVAPGMAAALLATAMGLFVAIPALFGYNHLVNRNKGAIADMRVFVDEFVSRLAELHGDDGPAYAPPPAQHGAGAAVGSPMPKSRPQPVM from the coding sequence GTGAACAAATCCCTGATCGGCCTGCTGGCCCTGGCGGGCGCGCTGCTAAGCAGCCAGGCAGCCGCCTGGTGGAACGCCGACTGGAGCTACCGCAAGGCGGTGGCCATCGACACCACGCTACAAGGCGCCAACCTGCCCCAGGCGCTGGGCCGCACCCCGGTGCTGCTACGTCTGCATACCGGCAATTTCAATTTCGACGGCATCGCCGACGATGGCCGCGACATCCGCCTCGTCGCTGCCGACGACAAGACGGTGCTCAACTACCAGATCGAGCATTTCGATCCGCTGCTCGGCGTGGCCTACCTGTGGGTGGACCTGCCGGACGTGGCTGGTGGCCAGCGCCGGGACCTCTGGCTCTACTACGGCAACCCGAAGGCACCGGCCACCAGCAGCGGCAAGCAGGTGTTCGATGCCGACTACACGCTGGTCTATCACTTCGACGAGGCCGACGGCGCACCGCGCGATGCCACCGGCTACGGTCATGCCGGCCAGGGCGTGCCGGCGGGCCGCATCGACGGCGTGATCGCCAAGGCCGCGCTGTTCGGCGGTCAGCGCGTCACCGTGCCAGCCACTGCGGCCCTGGCCACCAGCGCTGGCGGCAGCTTCAGCTTCAGCAGCTGGGTGCGCAGGGAGGAAGCCAGCGGCAACCAGCTGATCTACGCGCGCCGGGCCGCCAACCAGTCGCTGCTGATCGGCCTGCGCGAAGGCAAGCCCTACGTGTCGGTGAATGGCAGCGAGGCCAGCGCCGGCCAGCCGCTGGCGGCCGGCCAGTGGCAGCACCTGGCCGTCACCGCCGGCAATGGCCAGCTCACGCTCTACGTGGCTGGCAAGCCGGCAGCGCAGCTCGCCGCCGCGCTGCCCGCGCTCAACGGCCCGGCGGCGCTCGGCGGCGATATCGACGAAGCCGGCGCCAATTTCCGCGGTGCGCTCGACGAGGTGCGGCTGTCACGCGTCACCCGCCCTGCGCTCGCCATCCAGGCCGATGCGCTGGCCCAGGGTGCCGAGAGCAAGTTCGTCAGCTATGGCGTGGACGAGCAAGCCTCCGGCGTCGGCTTCGGCCCGTTCGGCTTCATCTTCAAGTCGGTGCCGGTCGATGCCTGGATCATCATCGCCATCCTCGCGCTGATGGCCGTGCACTCGTGGTACGTGATGGTGCAGAAGAATCGCTATGTCGGCCGGCTGAACCGCGCCAACCTGGCGTTCCGCGAGCGCTTCGCCCAGATCGGCACCCGGCTGGAACTCTTGGCCGACGAGGCCGGCGCCGCCGCCACCCATGGCGAGGCCTCGCTGTGGCGGCTCTACGAGGTGGCGATCAAGGAGATCCGCGCCCGCCGCAACCAGGGCGCCGATACCCGCGTCATCTCGACCGCGACCATCGAGGCGATCCGGGTGTCGATGGATGCCGCGCGCACCCGTGAGAACCTCAAGCTCGGCAGCAACCTCGGCGGGCTGTCCAATGCCATTGCTGGCGGCCCCTACATCGGCCTGTTGGGTACCGTGATCGGCATCATGCTGGTGTTCGCCCAAGCCGCCATGGCCGGCGACGTGAACATCAATGCCGTGGCGCCCGGCATGGCGGCGGCGCTGCTCGCCACCGCCATGGGCCTGTTCGTCGCGATCCCGGCGCTGTTCGGCTACAACCACCTCGTCAACCGCAACAAGGGCGCCATCGCCGACATGCGGGTGTTCGTCGACGAGTTCGTCAGCCGGCTGGCCGAGCTGCATGGCGACGACGGCCCGGCCTATGCACCGCCGCCAGCACAGCATGGTGCCGGCGCTGCCGTGGGCTCGCCCATGCCCAAATCGCGCCCGCAGCCGGTGATGTGA
- a CDS encoding ShlB/FhaC/HecB family hemolysin secretion/activation protein: MLLALLATTAMAEVPVPDRFEVLEYVVSGNTVLGSEEIERAVYPHMGPDRSLQDVYAARDALLKVYQERGFQSVVVDVPAQRVVDGVVRLEVSESTIGRVRVTGAQYTAPLLIRDQVPALAEGKVPDFNAAQQQLTALNQTAGRQVVPLLRPGVLPGTLDLELKVEDQSPWRGSVGVNNDYSADTEHWRASVTVGHDNLWQAGHAFSLTYYSAPQDNDQVRVWSGNYLAPLPDSRWSLQLSGYKSDSEVATLGGTNVLGRGHTVGFAGLYRPPGSDGWIHTLSAGIDFKDYQQRLYFGDEANQVPIRYAPLVLSYNGMHWGEAAQTTLGLGLTAGAKELFGYGSGWDEFDAQRYNASPNFLVFKADFSRTDTFAGGWELGTRVNLQAASGPLVSNEQFAIGGASSVRGYLSAEATGDYGGRASFEARTPTLSARLGEAVDELRFYGFADIGAVYLIDPLPEQQDDFSLASVGIGTRFQLFRYLTGNVDWAWALRDGPNTERHDSRLHIDVRASF; encoded by the coding sequence ATGCTGCTGGCACTGCTCGCGACCACCGCCATGGCGGAAGTGCCGGTACCGGATCGCTTCGAGGTGTTGGAGTACGTGGTATCCGGCAACACCGTGCTCGGCAGCGAAGAGATCGAGCGTGCGGTCTACCCACACATGGGGCCGGATCGCTCGCTGCAGGATGTGTATGCGGCACGCGATGCGCTGCTCAAGGTCTACCAGGAACGCGGCTTCCAGTCAGTGGTGGTCGACGTGCCCGCACAACGGGTGGTCGACGGCGTGGTGCGGCTCGAAGTGAGCGAATCGACCATCGGCCGGGTGCGCGTCACCGGTGCGCAGTACACGGCGCCGCTGTTGATCCGCGACCAGGTGCCGGCACTGGCCGAAGGCAAGGTGCCGGACTTCAACGCCGCGCAGCAGCAACTGACGGCCCTCAACCAGACCGCGGGGCGGCAGGTGGTGCCGTTGCTGCGGCCGGGCGTACTGCCGGGCACGCTGGACCTGGAACTCAAGGTGGAAGACCAGTCGCCGTGGCGCGGCAGCGTGGGCGTGAACAACGATTACAGTGCCGACACCGAGCACTGGCGCGCCTCGGTCACGGTCGGGCACGACAACCTGTGGCAAGCCGGCCACGCGTTCTCGCTCACCTATTACTCGGCGCCGCAGGACAACGATCAGGTACGCGTCTGGTCCGGCAACTATCTGGCACCGTTGCCGGATAGCCGCTGGAGTCTGCAACTGTCCGGCTACAAGTCCGACAGCGAGGTGGCCACGCTCGGCGGCACCAACGTGCTCGGGCGCGGCCATACCGTCGGCTTCGCCGGCCTCTATCGCCCACCGGGCAGCGATGGCTGGATCCACACGCTGTCGGCCGGCATCGATTTCAAGGATTACCAGCAGCGGCTCTACTTCGGCGACGAGGCCAACCAGGTGCCGATCCGCTATGCCCCGCTGGTGCTGTCGTACAACGGCATGCACTGGGGCGAGGCGGCACAGACCACGCTTGGCCTCGGCCTGACTGCCGGCGCGAAGGAACTGTTCGGCTACGGTAGCGGCTGGGACGAGTTCGATGCCCAGCGCTACAACGCATCGCCCAATTTCCTTGTCTTCAAGGCCGACTTCAGCCGCACCGACACCTTCGCCGGCGGCTGGGAGCTCGGCACCAGGGTCAATCTGCAGGCCGCGTCCGGCCCACTCGTCAGCAACGAGCAGTTCGCCATCGGCGGCGCCAGCAGCGTGCGTGGCTATCTCTCGGCCGAGGCCACCGGCGACTACGGCGGTCGTGCCAGCTTCGAAGCCCGCACGCCAACGCTGTCGGCCCGGCTCGGCGAAGCGGTCGACGAGCTGCGCTTCTACGGCTTCGCCGATATCGGCGCCGTCTACCTGATCGATCCGCTGCCCGAGCAACAGGACGACTTCAGCCTCGCCAGCGTCGGCATCGGCACGCGCTTCCAGTTGTTCCGCTACCTGACCGGCAACGTGGACTGGGCCTGGGCACTGCGCGACGGCCCCAACACCGAGCGGCACGACAGTCGACTGCATATCGACGTGCGCGCCAGTTTCTAA
- a CDS encoding PEP-CTERM sorting domain-containing protein — protein MLSKHLASVLAVLALASSYSQAALIDAPLPGNAYIVHNGLKWAWASPLPAVSGWGEDYDLDLSYQGQFGWRLPTAAELALAPTAQQFLFRGANVPLNDADPVSGAYFTNVDESLTGAAACAAPYFTKALANCDWLDGAGQPGGAWAGQLGSSDVADQLVVQAVPEPETYALMGLGVVGLIASRRRRRTR, from the coding sequence ATGCTCAGCAAACATCTCGCCAGCGTGCTCGCAGTGCTCGCGCTGGCCAGCTCCTATTCCCAGGCGGCCCTGATCGATGCGCCGCTGCCTGGCAATGCCTACATCGTGCATAACGGCCTCAAGTGGGCCTGGGCCAGCCCGCTGCCCGCCGTGAGCGGCTGGGGAGAGGACTACGACCTCGACCTGTCGTATCAGGGTCAGTTCGGCTGGCGCCTGCCCACTGCCGCCGAGCTCGCACTGGCGCCGACCGCCCAGCAGTTCCTGTTCCGTGGCGCCAACGTGCCGCTGAACGACGCCGACCCGGTGAGCGGTGCCTATTTCACCAATGTGGACGAGAGCCTGACCGGTGCTGCGGCTTGCGCGGCACCTTACTTCACCAAGGCGCTGGCCAACTGCGATTGGCTTGATGGCGCTGGCCAGCCGGGCGGTGCCTGGGCCGGCCAGCTGGGGTCGAGCGACGTTGCCGACCAACTGGTGGTGCAGGCCGTGCCGGAACCGGAAACCTATGCATTGATGGGCCTGGGTGTGGTCGGGCTGATTGCTTCGCGTCGCCGTCGCCGCACACGCTGA
- a CDS encoding phosphoglycolate phosphatase, translated as MTIRAFAFDLDGTLVDSIADLARAANAARADLKLPALPEDVVKSYVGDGSMSLVARTVHGDPDAVWTGSELEQAGMARFDEHYKAGLTIATRFYPEVQETLHALHELGFPLAVVTNKPERYTLPLLRELGVSERFEVIVGGDTLAEKKPSPLPLQHVAERLGVAVGDMLMVGDSKNDILAAKAAGCPNVVVHYGYGDGIETLGADRIIRFFSELLEFVEG; from the coding sequence ATGACCATCCGCGCCTTCGCCTTCGATCTCGACGGCACCCTTGTCGATTCCATCGCTGATCTCGCCCGCGCCGCCAATGCCGCGCGCGCCGATCTCAAGCTGCCGGCGCTGCCGGAAGACGTGGTGAAAAGCTATGTGGGCGACGGCTCGATGAGCCTGGTGGCCCGCACCGTGCATGGCGACCCGGATGCGGTCTGGACTGGCAGCGAGCTGGAGCAAGCCGGCATGGCGCGCTTCGACGAGCACTACAAGGCCGGCCTGACCATAGCCACCCGCTTCTACCCGGAAGTGCAGGAAACGCTGCATGCGCTGCACGAACTGGGCTTTCCGCTCGCCGTCGTCACCAACAAGCCCGAGCGCTACACGCTGCCGCTGCTGCGCGAGCTGGGGGTATCCGAGCGCTTCGAGGTGATCGTGGGGGGCGACACGCTGGCCGAGAAGAAGCCGTCGCCACTGCCGCTACAGCACGTGGCCGAGCGCCTCGGCGTGGCTGTCGGCGACATGCTGATGGTGGGCGACTCCAAGAACGACATCCTTGCGGCCAAGGCCGCCGGCTGCCCCAACGTGGTGGTGCATTACGGCTACGGCGACGGCATCGAAACGCTGGGGGCCGACCGCATCATCCGCTTCTTCTCCGAGCTGCTCGAATTCGTCGAAGGCTGA